A DNA window from Mycoplasmopsis pullorum contains the following coding sequences:
- a CDS encoding DUF4231 domain-containing protein: MLKIDRFFQKRRQKAVLNKYLLGTLYYSLNLITIASSTFLGIAVVLFLAGNNKWLGQDNPYRTFLNDSTLYIILTAIINAGVSFISGILSFFVVGSKFEDAKTNLKRIDLEYILFKGKELYYSPENTTKPEYVLYKRILYIISFDRYQRESLIKESAKNEQSQ, translated from the coding sequence ATGTTAAAAATAGATCGTTTTTTTCAAAAAAGAAGACAAAAAGCAGTGTTAAACAAGTACCTTTTGGGGACACTTTACTACTCACTTAACTTAATTACAATAGCTAGTTCGACTTTTTTAGGTATTGCTGTAGTTTTGTTTTTAGCTGGTAATAACAAATGATTAGGACAAGATAATCCTTATCGAACATTTTTAAATGACTCAACTTTATACATTATTTTAACCGCAATCATCAATGCTGGTGTTTCATTTATCAGTGGAATTTTAAGCTTTTTTGTTGTTGGAAGTAAATTTGAGGATGCTAAAACTAATTTAAAAAGAATTGATCTAGAGTATATTCTTTTTAAAGGAAAAGAACTTTATTATTCTCCAGAAAATACAACCAAACCGGAGTATGTACTTTACAAAAGAATCTTATATATTATTTCATTCGATCGTTATCAAAGAGAAAGTTTAATTAAGGAAAGTGCAAAAAATGAGCAAAGCCAATAA
- a CDS encoding histidinol-phosphatase, protein MKYDYHMHTFYCKHADVSVKELVEEYHRRGFIEIGISDHIPYPGELDSKDNSRMYLSEMQTYLDEVHFYQNKYQNELKIFAGFESEYFPTMDHWYREVLRRNDVDYLILGIHAVENLDPENNFNKNCTNKYQLSRYWKSLEEGMRTGLFLYAVHPDFYMKSYESWDQDCEDLANKICDLALELDFPLGFNINGFWKGPRLIGQTVRNKYPIHEFWQIVKNKGVKIILESDTHHKKQLYDQDIIQRTYGLLKEWEIDHLLVEKVDVLKYKEKVAKILK, encoded by the coding sequence ATGAAATATGACTATCATATGCACACTTTTTATTGCAAACACGCCGACGTTAGTGTTAAAGAGTTAGTTGAAGAATACCACAGAAGAGGTTTCATAGAAATTGGTATTAGTGATCACATCCCATATCCTGGGGAATTAGATTCAAAAGACAACTCACGTATGTACCTTAGCGAAATGCAAACTTATTTAGATGAAGTTCACTTCTACCAAAACAAATATCAAAACGAATTAAAAATCTTTGCAGGTTTTGAAAGTGAATACTTTCCAACAATGGATCATTGATACCGTGAAGTTTTACGTAGAAATGACGTAGATTACTTGATTTTAGGTATCCACGCAGTCGAAAATTTAGATCCAGAAAACAATTTTAATAAAAACTGTACCAATAAATATCAATTAAGTAGATATTGAAAATCCCTTGAAGAAGGGATGCGTACTGGTCTATTCCTTTATGCGGTGCATCCCGATTTTTACATGAAATCATATGAATCTTGAGATCAAGATTGTGAAGATTTAGCTAACAAAATCTGTGATTTAGCACTTGAATTAGATTTTCCGCTCGGATTTAACATTAATGGTTTTTGAAAAGGTCCGCGTCTAATTGGACAAACCGTGCGAAACAAATATCCAATTCACGAATTTTGACAAATTGTCAAAAATAAAGGTGTTAAAATTATTTTAGAATCTGACACACACCACAAAAAACAACTATATGACCAAGATATCATTCAACGCACTTACGGTCTGCTTAAAGAATGAGAAATTGACCACTTATTAGTCGAAAAAGTGGATGTGTTGAAATATAAAGAAAAAGTTGCCAAAATCTTAAAATAA
- a CDS encoding MurR/RpiR family transcriptional regulator — translation MNFNSNIKSSALIKKLLTMTYTEGVYSTISFKILTNLNNLEKVNSQELADLAFTTQSTISKFVRKIGFNDFQEFKQKLLHYRDKKLTHKKRLIDNKLISEKINIFTENINNKQMKKFAELIQSSNQIIINAAGGALRSIREFYTILKRLGYPIYLPEEFSNRYALALRSDEKTLVICISNSLNTTETLIPTILAMNNDSKVVYFSSQSNPNFELESSKIKINIKEFLKTSDNVDSLLFGLCINVYFALLANLI, via the coding sequence ATGAATTTTAATAGCAATATAAAAAGTAGTGCATTGATTAAAAAGTTATTAACAATGACATACACTGAAGGTGTATATTCAACCATTAGTTTTAAGATTTTAACTAATTTAAACAATTTAGAAAAAGTCAATAGTCAAGAGTTGGCTGATTTAGCTTTTACCACACAAAGCACAATTTCTAAATTTGTTCGTAAAATCGGTTTTAATGATTTTCAAGAATTTAAGCAAAAACTTTTGCATTATCGTGATAAAAAATTAACTCATAAAAAACGTTTAATCGATAATAAGTTAATTTCTGAAAAAATTAATATTTTTACCGAAAATATCAATAATAAGCAAATGAAAAAATTTGCTGAATTAATTCAGAGTTCAAATCAAATAATCATCAATGCAGCTGGAGGCGCATTACGTTCAATTCGTGAGTTTTATACAATTCTCAAACGTTTAGGTTATCCAATTTATTTACCAGAAGAGTTTTCGAATCGTTATGCATTAGCACTTAGAAGTGATGAAAAAACCTTGGTTATTTGTATTTCGAATTCTTTAAATACAACTGAAACTTTAATTCCGACAATTTTAGCAATGAATAACGATTCTAAAGTTGTATATTTCTCTTCACAAAGCAACCCAAACTTTGAGCTGGAATCATCTAAAATAAAAATCAACATTAAAGAATTTTTAAAAACTTCAGATAATGTTGATTCTTTATTGTTTGGATTGTGTATTAATGTTTATTTTGCACTACTTGCTAATTTAATTTAA
- a CDS encoding PTS transporter subunit EIIC has product MNLTKKQKMHVPPTVKNTWAKIRSGLEQFGRAMILPVSIIPVLAIIGALGYILQTVGNKTGWMKIDAYKAAADAVKVIGMAPIYNLDILFAIGLAAGLAKEEKVSAALAGGVALIGLYFAGYIILKYTSILSTFTAEVDQNIRSTLKPANGETYTDKELAKIKDLVNAVVKSLTIERFGKYSKSFNLNALGGILAGLTGFIVHKYTYRLQFPKAIAFFGGPKFSPVASLLVAFILGIPLTLVWVHVQKAMDSIGYGIRSMKAGGSFLYGFTNRLLLPFGLHNVPNAILRYTPAGGTWTAPDNSVVTGFYSILQAKLSHGVEITANDSMISNGTYPTNMFALPGAAVAMFLAVPKEKRKIAAPIIFGALSSSVLSGVTEPIEFTFIFTAPILWIVHAFLTGFTYMFMYLAGAGMVSGTGEGIITWLIFNAPAYEIVSRVWMMWVLGPIFFLEYLVVFYFLITKLNLKTPGRDDQEFRLFSKKDFRNKNKTDQTNTDPDLAGEKAEDVEMAKQLIELYGGFENMNEIGACISRLRISVKDKDKVQRDQIKGLGAMGVVDSGEQVQSVFGAKAMVYARIMNILRRKG; this is encoded by the coding sequence ATGAATTTGACAAAAAAACAAAAAATGCATGTACCTCCTACTGTTAAAAATACTTGAGCGAAAATTCGTTCAGGTTTAGAACAGTTTGGTCGTGCTATGATTTTACCTGTTTCTATCATACCGGTGCTTGCAATAATCGGAGCTCTTGGATATATTTTGCAAACAGTTGGAAATAAAACAGGATGAATGAAAATAGACGCTTATAAAGCAGCTGCAGACGCTGTTAAAGTAATTGGTATGGCTCCAATTTACAATTTAGACATTCTTTTTGCAATCGGATTAGCCGCAGGATTAGCAAAAGAAGAAAAAGTTAGTGCCGCACTTGCTGGTGGAGTTGCTTTGATTGGTTTATATTTCGCAGGATATATAATTCTTAAATATACAAGCATATTAAGTACCTTTACTGCTGAGGTTGACCAAAATATTAGAAGTACACTTAAACCTGCAAACGGTGAAACATATACAGATAAGGAATTAGCTAAAATTAAAGATTTAGTTAATGCAGTTGTAAAATCACTTACAATTGAACGTTTTGGAAAATACTCTAAATCATTTAACCTAAATGCTTTAGGTGGAATTTTAGCAGGTTTAACTGGATTTATTGTTCACAAATACACATATAGATTACAATTCCCTAAAGCAATCGCATTCTTTGGTGGACCTAAATTCTCACCTGTTGCATCATTATTAGTTGCATTTATTTTAGGTATACCATTGACATTAGTTTGAGTTCATGTTCAAAAAGCGATGGATAGTATTGGTTATGGAATTAGAAGTATGAAAGCTGGTGGTTCATTCTTATATGGATTTACAAACAGATTATTACTTCCTTTTGGATTACACAATGTACCTAACGCTATTTTAAGATATACCCCAGCTGGAGGTACTTGAACTGCACCTGACAATTCAGTTGTAACTGGATTCTACTCAATTTTACAAGCGAAATTAAGCCATGGTGTTGAGATTACAGCTAACGACTCGATGATTTCAAATGGAACATATCCAACAAACATGTTCGCTCTCCCTGGGGCTGCTGTAGCTATGTTCTTAGCTGTACCTAAAGAGAAAAGAAAAATTGCCGCACCTATTATTTTCGGTGCATTAAGTTCATCAGTTCTTTCTGGTGTTACAGAACCTATTGAATTCACATTTATTTTCACCGCACCTATTCTATGAATAGTACACGCGTTCTTAACTGGTTTCACATACATGTTTATGTACCTTGCTGGTGCTGGAATGGTTTCAGGGACAGGTGAAGGGATCATTACATGATTAATCTTCAACGCTCCTGCTTATGAAATCGTATCTCGTGTATGAATGATGTGAGTATTAGGACCAATCTTCTTCTTAGAATATTTAGTTGTATTCTACTTCTTAATTACTAAATTAAACTTAAAAACTCCTGGACGTGATGACCAAGAATTTAGATTATTTAGTAAAAAAGACTTTAGAAACAAAAATAAAACTGATCAAACAAATACAGATCCTGATTTAGCTGGTGAAAAAGCTGAAGACGTCGAAATGGCTAAACAATTAATCGAACTTTACGGTGGTTTTGAAAACATGAACGAAATCGGAGCATGTATTTCAAGATTAAGAATCTCAGTAAAAGATAAAGACAAAGTTCAACGTGACCAAATTAAGGGGCTTGGAGCTATGGGAGTAGTAGACTCTGGAGAACAAGTTCAAAGTGTCTTTGGTGCTAAAGCAATGGTTTACGCTCGGATCATGAACATTTTACGTCGTAAAGGATAA
- a CDS encoding IS1634 family transposase codes for MITMTIMYNINMSNYILYKRKNPKGIYVALGISKGYGKGIGNLVGLGYWEEIKEKYSLQNIDDLKPIARLVPVGEDKIEVKTKFFQLLNPTSVETNVKNVGIELIYKVIKELDLFKGLPKTKHKSLEEVLQFIVATRIIQPRSYICQYKNKNDFLHQIDIKKSSIYNHFDTFLKYKNAILVNIYNKMQELTTRNTKLMHFDNTTVYFQSFSRDGLRQRGFSKDGKHDEDQIVVAMAVDNNGIPFHYKVFEGNTADSKTLVKFLVEMQRIYKTKDTIIVADKGISQNANLRYLEQKGYKYIVQKRIDILGKEDKAFIVNDQGFVQENDYFTKSRLVQSVWAKNKNKKRYSDTFRKQFVYFSPSKQTLDKIKRQNLINKLEKKSINGELPLSALVPEYKKKYMDVDGKTFGRLNIEKIKKVANEDGFYMIETNITNIDSKEANEIYKGQWKVEEGFRTLKSAIEVRPMYVYKDEHIQSHVFLCFLSLIVLKYCIYKLKKFYKDNGEIQKLTINMFIDALKLITITTKTVNGKVVSEIENNLDPEHKELNKIYSDFKYAIDGLSS; via the coding sequence ATGATTACAATGACAATAATGTATAATATAAATATGAGTAACTACATTTTGTATAAAAGAAAAAATCCAAAAGGGATTTACGTTGCGTTAGGAATATCAAAAGGATACGGTAAAGGGATTGGGAATTTAGTTGGATTAGGTTATTGAGAAGAAATTAAAGAAAAATATTCTCTACAAAACATCGATGATTTAAAACCGATTGCTAGATTAGTTCCTGTTGGAGAAGATAAAATTGAAGTTAAAACCAAATTTTTCCAATTGCTTAACCCAACATCTGTCGAAACAAATGTAAAAAACGTTGGTATTGAATTGATTTATAAAGTAATTAAAGAACTAGATTTATTTAAAGGATTGCCGAAAACCAAACACAAATCTTTAGAAGAAGTATTGCAATTTATTGTCGCAACAAGAATAATTCAACCAAGAAGTTATATTTGTCAATACAAAAACAAAAATGACTTTTTACATCAGATAGATATAAAAAAATCTTCAATTTATAACCATTTTGATACTTTTTTAAAATATAAAAATGCAATTTTAGTCAATATTTATAACAAAATGCAAGAATTGACAACTAGAAACACAAAATTAATGCATTTTGATAATACAACTGTTTATTTTCAAAGTTTTTCAAGAGACGGTTTGAGACAAAGGGGTTTTTCTAAAGATGGAAAGCATGATGAAGATCAAATTGTTGTGGCTATGGCAGTTGATAACAATGGTATTCCTTTTCACTATAAAGTTTTCGAAGGAAATACTGCAGATTCTAAAACTCTTGTGAAATTTTTAGTCGAAATGCAAAGAATTTACAAAACAAAAGACACAATAATAGTTGCTGATAAAGGTATTAGTCAAAATGCAAATTTAAGATATTTAGAACAAAAAGGATATAAATATATAGTTCAGAAACGTATTGATATTCTTGGAAAAGAAGATAAAGCATTTATAGTAAATGATCAAGGGTTTGTTCAAGAAAATGATTATTTTACTAAATCTAGATTAGTCCAATCTGTTTGAGCTAAAAACAAAAATAAAAAAAGATATAGCGATACCTTTAGAAAACAATTTGTCTATTTTAGTCCTTCAAAACAAACTTTAGACAAAATAAAAAGACAAAATCTTATTAATAAATTGGAGAAAAAGTCTATTAATGGTGAATTACCATTAAGTGCTTTGGTTCCTGAATATAAGAAAAAGTATATGGATGTAGATGGTAAAACATTCGGAAGATTAAATATCGAAAAAATTAAAAAAGTCGCTAATGAAGATGGTTTTTATATGATTGAAACAAATATAACAAACATAGATTCAAAAGAAGCGAATGAAATATATAAGGGACAATGAAAAGTGGAAGAAGGTTTCAGAACCTTAAAATCAGCAATTGAAGTTAGACCGATGTACGTTTATAAAGACGAGCATATTCAATCTCACGTATTTTTATGCTTTTTATCTCTAATTGTTTTGAAATATTGCATTTATAAATTAAAGAAATTTTATAAAGATAATGGAGAGATCCAAAAACTCACAATAAATATGTTTATAGATGCATTGAAACTTATAACAATTACAACAAAGACAGTGAATGGTAAAGTTGTAAGTGAAATCGAGAATAATTTAGACCCAGAACATAAAGAATTAAACAAAATATATAGTGATTTTAAATATGCGATTGATGGTCTATCATCGTAA
- the rsmG gene encoding 16S rRNA (guanine(527)-N(7))-methyltransferase RsmG, whose translation MENTNQKLVQKFCENNGWDFNKLDLYFNLIETYNKVMNLTGFSRDKLWGEGILESLIYMQNAVDENSEHILEVLDIGAGVGFPSLPYAIFSKHNFTIYEPLQKRVNFLNIVIEKLNLKNIQVKRVRAEEVTDKNIFDVVVARAVGTVKTMLMSSFHLVKVNGIMSLIKGKNLQNEIDEAYPIFKLLKYETKIDKLDVPNLEKENYVYSIIKKRSCPKQFPFSWKEIKKNI comes from the coding sequence ATGGAAAACACTAATCAAAAATTAGTACAAAAATTTTGCGAAAATAATGGTTGAGATTTTAACAAACTCGACCTTTATTTTAATTTAATTGAAACTTATAATAAAGTAATGAATCTGACCGGTTTTTCTAGGGACAAACTCTGAGGAGAAGGAATTTTAGAATCCTTAATTTACATGCAAAATGCTGTTGATGAAAATTCAGAACATATTCTTGAAGTTTTGGATATCGGAGCTGGTGTAGGGTTCCCTTCACTTCCTTATGCAATTTTTTCAAAGCATAATTTTACAATTTATGAACCTTTACAAAAACGTGTTAACTTTTTAAACATTGTTATCGAAAAATTAAATCTCAAAAATATACAAGTTAAAAGAGTCCGTGCTGAAGAAGTGACTGATAAAAACATTTTTGATGTTGTTGTCGCTCGTGCGGTAGGGACAGTCAAAACTATGTTAATGTCATCATTTCATCTTGTAAAAGTTAATGGTATAATGTCATTGATTAAAGGTAAAAATTTACAAAATGAAATCGATGAAGCTTATCCAATTTTTAAACTGTTGAAATACGAAACTAAAATTGATAAATTAGATGTTCCTAATTTGGAAAAAGAAAATTATGTTTATAGCATAATTAAAAAGCGTTCATGTCCAAAACAGTTTCCTTTTTCATGAAAAGAAATTAAGAAAAATATATAA
- a CDS encoding ribose-phosphate pyrophosphokinase has translation MNKKDVILFGLENSIKLAEKISDLLEIPLTPIEKTIYADGEIMMVSTKTVRNKDVFVVANTSRPVNENIMELLLFIDSLKRASAKTITVCLSYYGYARQDRKASGRQPIGAKLVANLLQTAGATKLICVDLHNPSIQGFFDIPVDDLRGQYTLAKAVKETGKKFTVVSPDHGGTVRARKLAELIADTVKISIIDKRRVGVNQTEVMGLIGDIEGQNAVIVDDIIDTGGTILKAVDTLKKHGAKDIIVAASHGIFSKGFDAFENNPNVTMVIVTDSIDNSKLAEKYSKLKIVSLADFLSGVINVSMKGESISNLYLESKASLNGKH, from the coding sequence ATGAACAAAAAAGACGTAATACTTTTTGGATTAGAAAATTCAATTAAATTAGCTGAAAAAATATCAGATTTATTAGAAATACCTTTAACACCGATTGAAAAAACAATTTACGCCGATGGTGAAATAATGATGGTTTCAACAAAAACTGTTCGGAACAAAGATGTTTTTGTTGTCGCAAACACATCAAGACCTGTTAACGAAAACATCATGGAATTATTGTTATTCATTGACTCACTAAAAAGAGCCAGTGCAAAAACAATTACAGTATGTTTAAGCTACTACGGTTATGCTAGACAAGATCGAAAAGCTAGCGGAAGACAACCGATTGGTGCTAAATTAGTTGCTAATTTACTCCAAACCGCCGGAGCAACTAAATTAATTTGTGTTGATTTACACAATCCTTCAATTCAAGGTTTCTTTGATATCCCAGTTGACGACTTGAGGGGACAATATACTTTAGCAAAAGCTGTTAAAGAAACAGGTAAAAAATTCACAGTTGTTTCACCTGACCACGGTGGGACAGTTAGAGCTCGTAAATTAGCAGAATTAATCGCAGACACTGTAAAAATTTCTATTATTGACAAAAGACGTGTTGGTGTTAACCAAACAGAAGTTATGGGCTTAATTGGGGACATTGAGGGACAAAATGCGGTTATAGTAGACGACATAATTGATACTGGTGGTACAATATTAAAAGCTGTTGATACTCTTAAAAAACACGGTGCAAAAGACATTATAGTCGCTGCCAGTCATGGTATTTTCTCAAAAGGTTTTGATGCATTCGAAAATAATCCAAACGTTACAATGGTTATTGTGACTGATTCAATTGATAACTCAAAACTTGCTGAAAAATACTCAAAACTAAAAATTGTGTCTTTAGCAGATTTCTTAAGTGGTGTTATTAACGTTTCAATGAAAGGCGAAAGTATTTCAAACTTATATTTAGAATCAAAGGCCAGTTTAAATGGAAAACACTAA
- a CDS encoding MAG6790 family protein, with the protein MYKYKAKLISNGEIIAQANNLEDLEGLIKGFRRGQKYGVHTRSNEKIEIIHTERNNLEGKRKSKEEILKIV; encoded by the coding sequence ATGTACAAATACAAAGCTAAACTAATCTCAAACGGAGAAATTATTGCTCAAGCAAACAACTTAGAAGATCTTGAGGGATTAATCAAAGGCTTTAGAAGGGGACAAAAATACGGAGTACACACACGTTCAAACGAAAAAATTGAAATAATTCATACTGAAAGAAATAACCTAGAAGGTAAAAGAAAATCAAAAGAAGAAATCTTAAAAATCGTTTAA
- the trmB gene encoding tRNA (guanosine(46)-N7)-methyltransferase TrmB, whose amino-acid sequence MRLRNDKNAKKTLEDYEYTIKNFPFTLKNDDTLEIGAGKGEMITEMAHLNPDKRFIAFEKFATVAAKIVKKAKNLNLKNLFVVCQDAQSIDELFVGECDTIWLTFSDPWPKARHEKRRLTYKTFLNSYAKILSNNGVLKFKTDNDKLFEYSIESLKENKWNITFLTIDLHNNEKNSNNIMTGYEIKWSSIGKNINYLEAKKPC is encoded by the coding sequence ATGAGATTAAGAAATGATAAAAACGCTAAAAAAACATTAGAAGATTATGAATATACTATCAAAAATTTTCCTTTTACATTAAAAAATGATGATACTTTGGAAATTGGAGCAGGTAAAGGTGAAATGATTACAGAAATGGCTCATTTAAATCCTGATAAAAGATTTATTGCTTTTGAAAAATTTGCAACTGTAGCAGCAAAAATAGTCAAAAAAGCAAAAAATCTAAATTTAAAGAATTTATTTGTGGTTTGTCAAGATGCACAAAGCATTGATGAGTTATTTGTTGGTGAATGTGACACCATTTGATTAACTTTTAGCGATCCGTGACCAAAAGCAAGACATGAAAAAAGAAGATTGACATATAAAACTTTCTTAAATTCTTATGCTAAGATTCTAAGTAATAACGGAGTTTTAAAGTTTAAAACTGATAATGATAAATTATTTGAATATTCAATCGAAAGTTTAAAAGAAAATAAGTGAAATATAACATTTCTTACAATCGATTTACACAATAATGAAAAAAATTCAAACAATATTATGACTGGATACGAAATAAAATGATCATCAATTGGTAAAAATATCAATTATCTAGAAGCTAAAAAACCTTGTTAA
- the gyrA gene encoding DNA gyrase subunit A, which yields MDDKNKKDIKDDQLVHLETDQEYEYEEDNRMVFRKKDQTTNKNDDDEEEVPQDKEEYQVQPQILTEPIDGLHPIVIDNEMRTSFLEYAMSVIVSRALPDARDGLKPVHRRILFDMMELGITHSSERKKSARIVGDVLGKYHPHGDFAVYESMVRLAQDFSMRYPLVDGQGNFGSIDGDQAAAMRYTEARMSRVASEMLEGIKKNTVDFTDNYDGTQQEPVVLPSRFPNLLVSGASGIAVGLATEIPPHNLGEAIDATIALAKNPEITIRELMQHIKGPDFPTGATILGVKGIQDAYETGKGKIPVRSKCSVEEYSNGKSKIIVTEIPYAIKKTTIIEKIVELHKTKVVEGIAELRDESNRKGLRIVISVKKGYNPHILLNKLFQKSPLQQNFNANMVALVNGEPKLLNLKDALSIYLSHQEDVVTRRVQFDLEKAEDRHHILLGFRIATDNIDEVIKIIRSSKTDQEAQNKLSEKFDLSEKQTKAILDMNLRRLTGLSIEKTDEEIKELEKEIEYCKSILGSKEKLTDLIVTELNEIKDKYSDERRTEIDYHSAGFITEEDLIAENDIVITTSVKGYVKRINLNDYHTQKRGGVGSNTMKTYDDDDISSIIQSSTHTDLLLFSSFGKVYKVRAYQIPEGSKQSKGTPFINIIPTLDVANNEKIVSLLPVNEYSDDKFLTTITKKGIIKKTSISSFAKINKSGLRAFKLNEDDSLVQAFILEEEDKVLVANNNRNVILFQSSDVRPLSRTAIGVKAMNLSDDENIISASAESEGEYILSIGSKGFGKITDKSEFRVIKRGGKGVSAINSDKAGHLVFAKFVNLSDQLLIITSKGMTVRLDINEISQTSRNTKGVKIINLKEDDEITSVEVIKNVESIE from the coding sequence ATGGACGATAAAAATAAAAAAGATATAAAAGACGATCAATTAGTTCATTTAGAAACTGATCAAGAATACGAATACGAAGAAGATAACCGTATGGTTTTTCGTAAAAAAGATCAAACAACTAATAAAAACGACGATGATGAAGAAGAGGTACCACAAGATAAAGAAGAGTATCAAGTGCAACCTCAAATTTTAACTGAACCAATCGATGGATTACATCCAATAGTTATCGATAACGAAATGAGAACCTCATTTCTTGAGTATGCAATGTCAGTTATTGTTTCTCGTGCTTTGCCTGATGCCCGGGACGGTTTAAAACCGGTACATAGAAGAATTTTATTTGACATGATGGAACTAGGGATTACTCACTCAAGTGAAAGAAAGAAAAGTGCTCGGATTGTTGGGGACGTTTTGGGGAAATACCACCCTCACGGGGACTTCGCAGTATATGAATCGATGGTTCGTTTAGCACAAGATTTTTCAATGAGATATCCTCTTGTGGACGGTCAAGGTAACTTTGGTTCTATCGACGGTGACCAAGCTGCTGCGATGCGTTATACAGAAGCCCGTATGAGTCGTGTTGCTTCTGAAATGTTAGAGGGGATTAAGAAAAATACTGTTGACTTTACTGACAACTACGATGGTACACAACAAGAGCCGGTAGTTTTACCTTCAAGATTTCCTAATTTATTAGTTTCGGGTGCATCTGGAATTGCTGTTGGTTTAGCAACTGAAATTCCACCACACAATTTAGGTGAAGCTATTGATGCAACTATTGCTTTAGCAAAAAATCCTGAAATCACTATTCGTGAACTAATGCAACACATTAAAGGTCCCGATTTTCCAACTGGTGCAACTATCTTAGGTGTTAAAGGTATCCAAGATGCTTATGAAACTGGAAAAGGTAAAATTCCTGTTCGTAGTAAATGTAGTGTTGAAGAATATTCAAATGGTAAATCAAAAATTATTGTAACTGAAATACCTTATGCAATTAAAAAGACCACAATTATTGAAAAAATTGTTGAATTACATAAAACTAAGGTAGTTGAAGGAATTGCAGAATTACGTGATGAATCAAACAGAAAAGGATTAAGAATTGTAATTAGTGTTAAAAAAGGTTACAATCCGCACATTTTATTAAATAAACTATTCCAAAAATCTCCATTGCAACAAAATTTTAACGCAAATATGGTTGCGTTAGTCAATGGCGAACCAAAATTGTTAAATTTAAAAGATGCTTTATCGATTTATTTAAGTCACCAAGAAGATGTGGTAACTCGTAGAGTACAGTTTGATTTAGAAAAAGCTGAAGATAGACACCACATTTTATTAGGTTTTAGAATTGCAACAGACAATATTGATGAAGTAATTAAGATTATTAGATCTTCAAAAACTGATCAAGAAGCTCAAAACAAATTAAGTGAAAAGTTTGATTTAAGTGAAAAACAAACTAAAGCGATTTTAGACATGAACTTGAGAAGATTGACCGGTTTAAGTATTGAAAAAACTGATGAAGAAATCAAAGAACTAGAAAAAGAAATTGAATACTGCAAATCAATTTTAGGTTCAAAAGAAAAATTAACTGATTTAATCGTAACTGAATTAAATGAAATTAAAGATAAATATTCAGACGAGAGAAGAACCGAAATTGACTATCATTCAGCTGGATTCATTACTGAAGAAGATTTAATCGCTGAAAATGACATAGTTATTACAACCAGCGTTAAAGGTTATGTAAAACGGATCAATTTAAACGATTACCACACTCAAAAAAGAGGTGGAGTTGGTTCAAACACAATGAAAACTTATGATGACGATGATATCTCATCAATCATTCAAAGTTCAACACATACTGATTTATTGCTATTTTCATCATTTGGTAAAGTCTACAAAGTTAGAGCTTACCAAATTCCTGAGGGAAGCAAACAAAGTAAAGGGACTCCGTTTATTAACATTATCCCAACCTTAGATGTGGCTAATAATGAAAAAATTGTTTCACTTTTACCTGTCAATGAGTACAGTGATGACAAGTTTTTAACTACAATAACCAAAAAAGGTATTATCAAGAAAACATCAATTAGTTCATTTGCAAAAATTAATAAATCTGGTCTAAGAGCGTTTAAATTAAATGAAGATGATAGTTTAGTTCAAGCATTTATTTTAGAAGAAGAAGATAAAGTCCTTGTAGCAAATAACAATCGAAATGTTATTTTATTCCAATCAAGCGATGTGCGTCCGCTTAGCAGAACAGCAATTGGAGTTAAAGCTATGAATTTAAGTGACGACGAAAACATAATTAGTGCTAGTGCAGAATCAGAAGGTGAATACATTTTATCAATCGGAAGCAAAGGATTTGGTAAAATCACAGATAAAAGTGAATTTAGAGTTATTAAACGTGGTGGTAAAGGTGTATCCGCGATTAATTCTGATAAGGCAGGTCACTTAGTTTTTGCTAAATTCGTAAACTTAAGTGATCAATTATTAATTATTACTTCAAAAGGAATGACTGTTAGATTAGACATAAATGAAATTTCACAAACTTCTCGAAACACAAAAGGTGTAAAAATCATTAATTTAAAAGAAGATGATGAAATTACAAGTGTAGAAGTAATCAAAAACGTAGAAAGCATAGAATAA